CAGGGCTGGGAGGTGGACCCTGCGAGATCCCAGGAAACCATGGCGGGGGTCCTCAGTCACATCCATGCCACCCTCCGCGCCCCACTAGTGCATCCCGGAGTCACACCCCAGCAGTGCCCAAAGCCCTTCAAGGCTCTCCCCTCCTCGCGGGCAGCTCAGCCAGTCAAGGTGGCAGATGGCAGGATGCAGGAAGTCGCTGCGGGCGGAGGGAACTCAGCATGTGGGGTCCCTGCTTCCAGGGCCAGCCCATCACCTTCAGCGAGGAAGCCTTCCTGGGCCAGAAACCTGGGGGGCCCCTGCAGGCCTTCCACCGGCGGGCGGTGCACCTGCAGCTGTTCAAACAGGTGCGCGCGGAGTCTGTAGGGGCGGGACTGAGGGCGGAGCCTTGGGATGCGGCTGTTGGCAGACTTGGGGATGTGGCTGGAGAGAGTCTCGGAGCGTGGCCTGGGTGCCCCCTTGGTCTGGGGCTGGAGCGGTTCCCAGGGGATCCCCCATTTCAGAATCCTGCAGTGAAGGTTTGAGTAAGAACCCTTGGTTCCCAATTCGAAAGCCTCCATCTTTGGAGTTATTGAGGACCTGAGCAGGGGGTTCCAACTGAGGACCTGAAGGTGGGTTCCAATTCCCAGTATCTTCCTGGTCCCAGACTTAGCGGGGCTATCTATGTAAGACCCCCCACTTCTGGTgcaaactcctgggtcctgggagaGAGGACGGAGCTGAGCAGGACTCCCAGGCTCCTTCAGCTTGGGGCTCCGGTCCTAAGGTCGCTGAGGGTAGGTCCCTGGGGCACCAGTCCTGACTTGGGGAACCAGAAGGGTTGGATGTCTGGTGCTGGTGTGGCCTGAGGACAAGCGGATCTTAACCCCCACCCCCTGGGCTGTCTTGCCCACACAtgtcccacctcccctccccagtTCATCGAGGGTCGATTGGAGAAGCTCAATAGTGGGGAGAGTTTCGGAGACCCCTTTGAAGAGCAGATCACCTGCTGTGGAGCCTCCTCAGGTGACCCAAGCCTGGCCCTGTGGCCATCCACCCTTCGGGCGCCCACAGCCCAGACCTGCCTTTCACGACAACCTCGTGATTTCTCTCTTCccaatccccccacccccacccccaggcggTATCCGCTCCTACCAGCTCTGGGCCGACAGCCTCAAGGTAgttatatcacacacacacacacctacctgtGGGTCAGAGGTCCCCACGTGGGGTCCTGGGAGGGCTCTGGTATTCAACTAGCAAAGCAGAGAGGGGGCGCTGGGACCCTGGCCGACCTCTCCCTTCTGCGTCTTCTCTTCCCAGAAGGGTGGTGGTGCGCTCCTGAACTCGGTCAAAACTAAAACGCAACCTGCTGTCAGGAATATGTACCGCTCGGTAAGCCTGGTCCTTGAGGAGGAGGGGTTCATCGTAACCCTGCCTGGGGAACTGGGCTTTCAGAATCACTTTATGGGAAATTTTAACATAGtagcacagagaaaaagaaagatgcgcctgtgttgtgtgtgtgtcagggggtcttccatgtgctggtgcacgccccaaatgaccacagagctgggctgatctaaagccaggagcttcttccgggtctcccacatgcaggtgcagggttccaaggctctgggccatcctccactgctttcccaggccacaggcagggagctggatgggaagtggcacccCCACAGTACAGGATGTGACCTTTGCAAGGACCCAGTCCCCCTGGTAAGAGGTCAACATTTTGGTCCACGAGAGGCATTTATTTACTAAAGTGCAAATGATCAAATGTAACCAGACATAGGAACCCATGGTGAAGTCTTCCCATTTTTATTGGCCATTGATCGTTCCCACCCTGGCCAGGATCATGTCTTGCCCACCGACATGCGACAGCCCAGGTCCACCGGCCACCCCAGTTCAGCCGTGGCAGTCCCAGCCTCTGTGATCATCGGAACTGTCCGTACAGTGTCGTGCCTCGCTGGGCTCCGAGACAGGCAGGCATTTCCAGCAGCTGTTCCCACCGCTGTCCATTCAACTTTGGAATGTTCCTTCTGTCTTTGCCAAACGGGGGAAGAACGACGTTCGTCTTCATTCCTGAGGTGGCACGGGCCACCTTGGGCCATTCACACAGACAGGCAAATGCAGGGTTGAGCATGACCATGGTCCAGGGTCTGGTCACCCTTGGGGCTCATTAACCCCTTGTCCTTCCCCGCCCTCTCACGCTCCACAGGCCAAGAGCAGCTTGAAGGGTATGCAGCATCTACTGTACAAGGTAGCAAACCATCCCCATCCCCGCGCCACTCCTGCCCCACAACACAGTGACCCATGCCCTCGGGCAGGGAGACCCACGGGGGCTCACATCTGAACCTTCCCTTCCCTAGGAGTGGGACCCCATCCTGCAGAGGGGCGGCTCCTTGAGGGTTCCAGCCCCTACCAGCCGCTCGGACCGCCTGCAGCAACGTCTACCCATCACCCAGCACTTCGGACAGGTAGAGCTGCAGGATCCTCCACACCCACCCCTCCCGGTTGTCGCTCCCTCCCATGGCCCCTACCTCCCCCTGCCTGGtctcctccatcccctcccctcacATGTCCCATGCAGAACCGGCCCCCCCGCCCCAGCAAGAGGCACCGACCAGAGGAGCGGCCACCTGAGATCTCAGGAGAAGGGTTGGTAACATTCCGAGGTTGGAGGGGTGAGGTTGGAAGAGGCAGGTCGGGGCTGATGGGTAGCTTGCTTGGCCCTCCCCTCCGTCCCGCCTCTCCCAGGACACCCTCCTCCTTGAGCGCCGAGGAGCAGCCAAGCCCCTGGGCGGACGACACCCTCGACAACAGCTTTTTGGGGTCCGGAGAAGAACTCGACTTGTTAACCGAGATTCTAGGCAGCCTGAGTGTGGGAACCAACAGTACGGGCGGGCTGAGGCCGAGCCAAAGCTTAGACTGTTGTCACTGTTCGGATCTGGATGGTAACTTCAATTTGGTGAGCtatgcccctcccctgcccagccaagCCACCCCACTCAGCAGCACAGCCTGCCAGCTTCCCTCCGCTAAAACCCAGCCCCTCCTTGTCTGCCCAGCCTGACACACCAGCAAGCGGAAGATGGGCGTCAGACCATGGGGACCCGCCTCAGCCCCTGTCCCTGTCGGGGCACCTGTCACCACCGTCTGCAGAAGCCATGTGCCCATCAGGGAGCCCCTGCCCACAGCTGCCCATGGAGACCCACCAGGACATGACTCCTGCACCCCCCAGCAGCCAAGAGGACCCCAGACTCCCTGACCTCACAGAATCCCTCATCCTgcgtctctcccctccccaagaagcagctgaagatggtggAGCCTGGGCCGCTACAGTAACTCCCACCCAACCCGGCCCTGAGCTCCTGACCGCCGGGACCTCCGTCCAGCCTTGTGACCCTTCCTCAGATCCCGGCTACCGAGACAATCCCAGAGCTCCGCTTCCCAAGCTGCCGCTGGAACCTGCCcaaccccagcacccacctccagAGCTCAGGGTGGCCCCCCCCGCCGCTGCAGCCCCCACCAAAAGCAGGCAGGAACCCCAAGTGAGGAGCCAGTCCCGCGTGGCTGACCTCAAAAAGTGTTTTGAAAGCTGAGAATCCAATAAAGCTATCCGAACCCAAAGCTGCCTTCTTCCTGATGAGTTTGCCTGAGCCCAAAACCCCGTGCCAAGGCCCAGCCATGCAGCCAAGGTCAGCCCCTAAGGAGCCTCTTTGGAGGTGCAGGCTTATCTCCCCAGAAAACCGTCCTCCTCTGTCCCCTAAGATCCTGGCCACCTGCCTTGCTCTCCCAGGCTAATGCccgcatctctctctctctctctcccagttttatataaatatacaaaagTGTACAGCCCCACCCTCCTTTTGGAAGCACCTATTGGCTTAAGCACTGAGTGAGATGGGGGAGGGTCCAGAGAGGTCCCCCCTGGTCccctgcccaaggccacacagcaagaggagaaaaacagaagaggGACCTAGATGGGCAGGCAGCCCCGCACCGGCTCCTTGGAGTCCTGAGGGGCCTGGGCCTCGGccgcatgggagaactgaaaagagaggagagggggttGTCGGGGCTGACCCGGGTGGGCGCGAGGCAGACCGAAGACTCTCGGGAGGCACCGGCAAGCAAGGAGGGAGGTGAGGGGAAGGTCCCCAGCCACTCCCCACCAAGGCAAGCAGAGGCGGTGTAATCGTAGGTGCtccccctcagccccagccccacgcCCTAGTCCTCCAGCTCCTTCAGAAGCCCGTGGCGGTGCTGATGGTGTCTGGGCGGTGTGAAACATGCGCACCGGGCAGTCCTGGGCAGCGGTGTCGGCTGCAGCCCCGGAGGTCAGATGAGCCGCTCCTCAGGGGGCAGCTTGAGGTTGGGGGGCGGCGGGGCACGGGCACCCACCTGCTCCTCACTGCTGGGCCGGTAGGTGCCCTCCGTCTGTCGTTTCTCCTGTAGTTTCCGCACCAGTAGGACCAGCAATACCACCACGATGAGCACCCCCAGGATGGAGAAGACCACAATGATGGCGGTAATGGCACCCTGAGACTGGGGCGTGGGACAAGGCGTGAGGCTGTGGGTTTTCCTCTGAACCCAACTCTCCCTCCCTTCACTCACAGCTTGCCAGCTTGGTGACCCGgcccctgccctgtgctgccacacacacactccctactCCCAGCAATCACTGCACCTGCCCGCTTCCTGTGAGAAGGGCATGAGGCGGGGCCTTTGGTCTCTCGGCTCTCTTCCACTTGGGACTTAAATCTAGGGGCGCCTCTTCTTTGTatccctcccccccgccccccgcaagCACCCCCAACTCACCAGGCCCCCATTGGAGCTGGGACCCGTGGGTGGAACAGTGCTGGTCTCATTTGCCAAAGAGGCTGGCGTGCTGATGTCTGGGTGCACAGGATTAAGTCAGCCCTCgccctcctccaccaccttcccaacTCAGCACCTCCCACACCCTCCCATCCCCCCCAGGGGGGCCTAGGCTCCAAGGGCCCGGCGGGTGGGGGGTTGGGATAACCAGTTGGTAGAGCTGGGAGGTGTTATCTCAAGCAAATCACCCCACCCACCCCGCTTTCACCTCTTGGGCCTGGGGGCCTTAAGGATCCAGGCAtttcctgcccttcccccaggcTCCCGAAACTGAAGCAAACTGAAAGAATGAATAGCATGCGGGTGCACAGTGCCTGGGGGCACCGCcgcccctgggccctgggctctgtccccagccccaagaagcCTGGGTGACACAGGTCTCCAGCCCCTTATCCCTAACTCTCTGGGCCTCccccctgccccactgcccacccaccccacaaAGGTTCAACACCGACCCAGGAAGCAACTAGGATATCCCAACTCTGACCTCTCCCCCGCCAAGGCACTCCAATCCCAGCTCCCCAAATTCCGGAGCACCAGGCACTTGCAAGCCCCGCCCTCCACCCCACCTCTCCAAGCAAAGAGAACCAGGAATCcggacccctccctgctccccgCTGTGACCCTCCCGGTCGGCACCTACCTTGAGCCCAAGCTCGGCCCCAGCGagccagcagcagcggcaggccGAGCGCCAGGAGCAGCCCCAGCGCCGGGATCGCCATGGGCTGGGGCGCCGGGGTCGTGGAGCCGAACACCGGGCTTTGGGAGCGCGCCACTCCTACCGCATCGCGCGTCGCCGGCTTGGGGGTGGGAGTACCTGCCACTGGGTACCTGGGCGCCCGAGAAGAGAGGAAATGGGAGCTTAccggggaagggaaggggccggTCCCGGGAGACGCGCACCAGGGCACCCCGCCCCCGCTGCCGGAGGTCAGAGATTAAAGATTAACTCCCGGGCGCGCGTTCCAGAGCAGGGGAGCCGAGATGGTGAAGGGGTAGGAGAGGGGGAGCCGCTGCCGCCGGCCTCCTTACCTGGCCCGGGCGCCTGGGATCTCACCCCGCTGCCCTGTCCGCGTCCCTCCCCGCACTCCAAACTTGCTAAGTCGATCGGTGCTCCGACCCCCACCGGCCCCGCCCGCTCATGTGACCCGGAAAGTTTAGTCACTCACCTGGGACGGGAGCGCACTTCCGGCTGGTGCACCTGAGCCTAGAGGAGCGAGGGGCGGAGTCCGGAGAAGGGGCGGAGCCCAGAGAAGGCGCACCTGTAAAGGCAGCCGGATTCCATCCCTGAAGACGCGCACAGGTGCAGAGACGCACACCCAGCGGGAAAGAGGACGCACTCCGGCCAGGAGCCGACGAAGAGACAGACCCGGAGGGTAACCTACCTGAGGAGAAGACACACGCGCACAGAAGTTCACACACCACCCGCGCGGATCCACAGCTGCGTGGAAACCCACTGCCTTGCACGCCCCTGCGCCATCACGCACCTCTGTCCCCGCGCAGCGTGCGGTTCACGGAGTGCACCTGTATGGGGGGGCGGGTGGGGCAGAGTGCGCACCGCTGCCCGACTGCAGGGGCGGCGGACGGGAGATTCTGGGTGAGCCAGGCGACTGGAGCAAAGCACGTGTTGGGGAGAACTCTGGGCGGGGAGAAACTTTCCCTACTGGCAGGTGCGCCTGCGAAGAAATCTATAAATCTTGGTGCTGGGGGACTTTGGAGTTTGGAATATCCCTGTGTCatcgcgcgcgcgcgcacacacacacacacgcctgtcTGCACAAAGCCTGAGTGGGaagccaaaaaagaaaatgtgcatttgttggcaatgaaaaactgggcagacggagactctaagatggactatgtcaatcggtggattctttaacgacctcatcgtgcttggagtggcgagaccagcagcaattcagaactgttgaactatcaaaaccacttgatcaagaccctcggaacatgccccacatgagggacctggggtgggtgggggactgggtggggcttctcccttaaaatccccctttacctcagatacacgaaggaaacaatgtggaaataatagtctgacccactttcctgtagccctagaACCTTTTTACCcgaattaactatgtaaagattgtcaaaaatataattttaaaaaatggaaaagttttttaaaaaagaaagaaaatgcgcATTTGTGGGAATTGGGGGGACAGTGATTAgagtccccccaccaccaccaccagcagcagggtGAATCGCGGAGGGGGGACAAGTGGTGGAATTCCGCCCGGGATGTGTGGAAAGATGGTTAGGGGAGGGTCCCACATTCTGGGGAATCACGAGTCCTGGGGACAcacaccccctcctcccctccaagCTCCAGTTTGCCAAGCTGGAATGATCCAGTGGTGTTTACCTTTTGGGACGAGAATCAGGCGAGTCCCTCGTGTGGCTGAATCGCTCGGTGTCCAGCTAGCTGTCCCTCTTCCTCCTAACGGGGCAGGCCGGACACTGCGCCCGGCACGGGTGGGCGGGACCCGCAGCAGGTGCAACGCTGGGCGTGCACCGAGGGGGCGTGAGGTCCAGCGCCCCGACACCCCGACTTCATCGTCCTCCCTACGGGAGGGCTGCTGGGGGGGGACACCCCAGCTCCCGtcgaccccccacccccaccccgcgaGCGGTCAGCCGGCCagcccccccacccacccaccccggcGTGCGCGGCTGCGGCCCCTTTAAGACGGGCGGGACGGCGGAGGTTCAAGGCTACCCAGGGTCAGACGGGAGGTTCCGCCCAGATGGGAGGACGGGGGCGGGGCGGACGGGCGCCGCTCCGCCCGCGCTGGCCAATCAGAGCGCGACTTGGCGGCCTCGCCGCGCGCTGATCTTGCGTTTCTCAGACCGAGATTTGGAGGCGTGCgggcgggaaaaaaaaaaaaacccacacgcGCGGTTGATTTTGTGTTTGAGGTGCTGCGGGCGGGCACAAAGACGCGCGAGCTGGCGCAGGGGGTTGCAAAGACGATTAGGAAAGGTGGAAAAGGGATCAAGTGCAAAAGAGATTAGCAAACCCAGCCCGCTCCCCCCTCCGCCTCCCCGGGGAGGGCggggaaaaaaaacatgaaagggTAAACTGAGGCATGCAGAAACGAAaccgccacccctccccactcccccatgTCCTCCGAATGGAAACCCCGGACAtctccaccatcaccaccatcagcaGAACCCGCGGGGGGCTGCCCTACCCCGGGcatccctccccacgcccccaGCTCCGCCCTCGCGCGCGGGTCGGGGTGGTGATGGGGGTGTAAGGGGGTGAAGGGGGAGGAGACGTCAGTCCTGGCGCGGGCGGCGACGGCTAGCAGTTCTCACCTCCTTCTTTTGCAAAGTGCCGGGGGAGGCCGGCTTTCGGAAAGGCTCTGCACCAGCCCGGGGGAGAGGAAGCTGGCCCTGCGGGGGGTGctcctgggggggaggggagggcaggggcgcCCCCCTCGTGCCTCCCCCGCCACCCTGAGGCCGCTgcgcccctcccccccacccacccacccaccccgggGCAGGAGCCATGCGGGGGGGTGCCGGCGGCGATGCAGAGAGGCAGCAGCGCTGGGGTCGCCTCTTCCAGGAGCTAGACATTAACAAGGATGGCCGCGTGGACGTGCATGAGTTGCGCCAGGGCCTGGCCAAGCTGGGCGGAGGTGATCCGGATCGCGGTGCCCAACAGGTAAAACCCTTGTCCTGCTGACATGCAAACCCactcctacccacccacccacccacccacgcacCCACACGGGCACCTCAGGAGTCCCTCTccagggtgggggctggcagacaggcaggctggctggctggctagcTGGCTGGCCGCCACCTGTGGCTGCGGGCCAggacctcctcctctctgcctgccccctgcccccctgcccacCGTCCACCCTACAGGCCCTACACGCGATTGCACCTGCCACCCTCCTCATTCCCAAAGGCGGGACACACCCTCTTCCTGAGGACTGCCCCACTTCCGGGAGACACACCCTCCTGTAGCCACCCCCCTGGGCACCTTGACTCTGTCTGCTCCAAACAGGGACCCAGTCCTGAGGTCACCCCCTTGCACCCAGCAGGAGTCGCCCCTACCTGTGACTCCAGGTACTTCTCCCTGTGCAAACTCCCATGGCTGGCTCCATGCCGCTAGCCCGGGACGGGTCCCTTAACTACAGGACCCCCAGACGGACAAGCGAACaagtgttgctgaagggcaaCCAGCTGGACAAACCTACCCCCTCCCACGGTCCCTCACTTCCTCGTCTCATGACCTTGAATGCAGACGTTGACCTTGAAGGGCCTCAGTTTGCTGGCGGGCACAGCTGAGCGCCCACCAGGGGCCTGGCgcccatgcctgcaatggcctTGGGCTTCTGGCTAAGGGAGAAGACGGGTGTCCCCGCCCTCCACACCTCCTCTAGGCACTGGAGCTGGTGGGAGGAAAAAAAGGGTGGGGGAAACTGTTGCTTGCAGCCCCCAGCTGTCTGTCTCCTGCCAGGCCATCTCCCCTGAGGGGGACACTGACCCGGATGTTGGACTCAACCTGGAAGAATTTTCGCAGTACCTGCAGGAGAGGGAAAAGCGACTGCTACTCATGTTCCGAAGCCTGGATCGGAACCAAGACGGTAAGGAGGCCCACGGGCAGGCGGGCagatgggggtgggcctggccctgctgggaAGACTGGGGTTGCGGTGGAGGGAGGGCTGGCATCTCCCTGGGTGACTCACGGCCTATTTTGGGAgctctcctcacccccaccccctccaccaccacccccaacaAGGTGTTGGGGGTGGTGGTTCAAGGCCCagtcagcccagcccacccc
The genomic region above belongs to Ochotona princeps isolate mOchPri1 unplaced genomic scaffold, mOchPri1.hap1 HAP1_SCAFFOLD_170, whole genome shotgun sequence and contains:
- the LOC131479226 gene encoding DENN domain-containing protein 1C-like isoform X2 → MQMVPKFCFPFDVEREPPSPAAQHFTFALTDLAGNRRFGFCRLRAGAQSCLCILSHLPWFEVFYKLLNTVGDLLAQDQVSEAEDFLQNMQQQTLPGNRGSAGLGLGDGVQVLPPAPGTSRPLSCFVAPNADRLPSIPENRNLTELVVAVRDENILGLFAALLAERRVLLVSSKLSTLTSCVHASCALLYPMRWEHVLIPTLPPHLLDYCSAPMPYLIGVHASLMERVRDRGLEDVVVMDVDANTLETPFDDVGALPPDVVSLLRLRLRKAALSPGEVVSRLFLHAQALLFGGYRDALVCSPGQPITFSEEAFLGQKPGGPLQAFHRRAVHLQLFKQFIEGRLEKLNSGESFGDPFEEQITCCGASSGGIRSYQLWADSLKKGGGALLNSVKTKTQPAVRNMYRSAKSSLKGMQHLLYKEWDPILQRGGSLRVPAPTSRSDRLQQRLPITQHFGQNRPPRPSKRHRPEERPPEISGEGTPSSLSAEEQPSPWADDTLDNSFLGSGEELDLLTEILGSLSVGTNSTGGLRPSQSLDCCHCSDLDGNFNLPDTPASGRWASDHGDPPQPLSLSGHLSPPSAEAMCPSGSPCPQLPMETHQDMTPAPPSSQEDPRLPDLTESLILRLSPPQEAAEDGGAWAATVTPTQPGPELLTAGTSVQPCDPSSDPGYRDNPRAPLPKLPLEPAQPQHPPPELRVAPPAAAAPTKSRQEPQVRSQSRVADLKKCFES
- the LOC131479226 gene encoding DENN domain-containing protein 1C-like isoform X1, with the translated sequence MGSRAEGSPPAAFDWFFEAACPASLQSDPLILRQFPPDFRDQEAMQMVPKFCFPFDVEREPPSPAAQHFTFALTDLAGNRRFGFCRLRAGAQSCLCILSHLPWFEVFYKLLNTVGDLLAQDQVSEAEDFLQNMQQQTLPGNRGSAGLGLGDGVQVLPPAPGTSRPLSCFVAPNADRLPSIPENRNLTELVVAVRDENILGLFAALLAERRVLLVSSKLSTLTSCVHASCALLYPMRWEHVLIPTLPPHLLDYCSAPMPYLIGVHASLMERVRDRGLEDVVVMDVDANTLETPFDDVGALPPDVVSLLRLRLRKAALSPGEVVSRLFLHAQALLFGGYRDALVCSPGQPITFSEEAFLGQKPGGPLQAFHRRAVHLQLFKQFIEGRLEKLNSGESFGDPFEEQITCCGASSGGIRSYQLWADSLKKGGGALLNSVKTKTQPAVRNMYRSAKSSLKGMQHLLYKEWDPILQRGGSLRVPAPTSRSDRLQQRLPITQHFGQNRPPRPSKRHRPEERPPEISGEGTPSSLSAEEQPSPWADDTLDNSFLGSGEELDLLTEILGSLSVGTNSTGGLRPSQSLDCCHCSDLDGNFNLPDTPASGRWASDHGDPPQPLSLSGHLSPPSAEAMCPSGSPCPQLPMETHQDMTPAPPSSQEDPRLPDLTESLILRLSPPQEAAEDGGAWAATVTPTQPGPELLTAGTSVQPCDPSSDPGYRDNPRAPLPKLPLEPAQPQHPPPELRVAPPAAAAPTKSRQEPQVRSQSRVADLKKCFES
- the LOC101521266 gene encoding protein crumbs homolog 3; its protein translation is MAIPALGLLLALGLPLLLARWGRAWAQDISTPASLANETSTVPPTGPSSNGGLSQGAITAIIVVFSILGVLIVVVLLVLLVRKLQEKRQTEGTYRPSSEEQFSHAAEAQAPQDSKEPVRGCLPI